One window from the genome of Bacteroidales bacterium encodes:
- the pssA gene encoding CDP-diacylglycerol--serine O-phosphatidyltransferase has translation MKFDKHIANAVTCINIVCGCFAVISLINRELWMASYFVYLAMVFDFIDGFVARALNAKSEFGKQLDSLADAISFGLVPGILMYRLIFISISIGNINISPYFSCFGFIITVFSLLRLAKFNLDIRQKEYFIGLPTPASALFIMSFPLILQNPYCTLFRNEYFFVTIILNPIVLISITLIISALLVSEIPLFSLKIKTFSFKDNKLSYSFLLASIILLAIFYFIAIPLIIFLYIILSLFNNISKQNNSHEIQS, from the coding sequence ATGAAATTTGATAAACATATTGCAAATGCAGTAACCTGTATTAACATTGTTTGCGGATGCTTTGCTGTGATTTCTCTTATAAACCGAGAGCTATGGATGGCTTCGTATTTTGTTTATCTTGCAATGGTGTTTGATTTTATTGATGGTTTTGTTGCCCGTGCTCTTAATGCAAAATCGGAATTTGGAAAACAACTTGATTCATTAGCTGACGCTATAAGCTTTGGATTAGTTCCGGGAATTCTGATGTACAGATTGATTTTTATCAGCATCAGCATCGGTAATATCAATATTTCACCTTATTTTTCATGTTTCGGTTTTATTATTACCGTATTTTCATTGTTGCGTCTTGCAAAATTTAATCTGGATATCAGGCAAAAAGAATATTTTATCGGCTTACCCACTCCTGCAAGCGCACTTTTTATCATGTCATTTCCACTAATACTTCAAAACCCGTATTGCACTTTATTCCGCAACGAATATTTTTTTGTTACGATTATTTTAAATCCTATAGTTTTAATTTCCATTACGCTTATAATTTCTGCATTGCTGGTATCGGAAATTCCTTTATTTTCGCTTAAAATTAAAACTTTCTCATTCAAAGATAATAAACTCAGTTATTCCTTTTTGCTCGCTTCAATAATTCTGCTCGCAATATTTTATTTTATTGCGATACCATTAATCATATTTTTATATATAATTTTATCTTTGTTTAACAATATCTCCAAACAAAATAATAGCCATGAAATTCAGAGCTGA
- the purS gene encoding phosphoribosylformylglycinamidine synthase subunit PurS, with the protein MKFRAEINVMPLKELLDPQGKAVTSSMKNLNLSEITNIRIGKHITLEIEASDKTTATKKVDAACKLLLANQIMENYEFEIFEI; encoded by the coding sequence ATGAAATTCAGAGCTGAAATAAATGTTATGCCATTAAAAGAATTACTCGACCCACAAGGTAAAGCCGTAACTTCAAGCATGAAAAATCTCAATTTGTCAGAAATTACAAACATAAGAATTGGCAAACATATTACACTTGAAATAGAAGCATCCGATAAAACAACAGCAACTAAAAAAGTTGATGCCGCCTGTAAACTTCTTCTTGCAAATCAAATAATGGAAAACTACGAATTTGAAATTTTTGAAATTTGA
- the rnr gene encoding ribonuclease R translates to MPKNKSDINKPLESLQKDVFGVFVQSFKKTLNYKQVCKRLGKNDKSFRQLIINTLSELSKKGYLVQEYQGKFKINPKELEKIKKQSAYITGIVDMTSSGRAFIISEQSEEDIKVAASNLKTALNGDTVKIFLYPKKKDKQPEGEVIEIISRTKTEFVGTLKISERFAFFVSDNNIGTDIFVPLNSLKDAKNGQKVVVKITDWAENSKCPFGEVIEVLGNPGETSTEINSIIVDYNFPLKFPEKVTEEANKISVIISEPEIKKRRDFRNITTFTIDPIDAKDFDDAISFKKLNNGNCEVGVHIADVTHYIKQDTILDKEALHRATSVYLVDRVIPMLPENLSNNICSLRPNEDKLCFSAVFELNDDAEIKNEWFGKTIINSNRRFNYDEVQEILEKKKGDFADELSVVNELAKKLRKKRISRGSFEFDRAEVKFELDEKLKPVGVFLKQQKESNMLIEDFMLLANKKVAELAGMKKENKQTKPFVYRIHDEPDPEKLIELARFVGKLGYKIKTNSTKNISESMNEMLENVKGKNEQSMIENLAIRTMAKAHYSTINVGHYGLAFRFYTHFTSPIRRYPDVLVHRLLEKYLNNEPAENIEKLEEMCKHSSKMEMQAAEAERESIKFMQVLYLSDKIGKVFDGIISGVTKWGIYVELINNHCEGMIKLKDINDDFYYLDEENYMIIGRRNRNVYKLGDKVKIKVANADLTKKQLDFVLVEED, encoded by the coding sequence ATGCCAAAAAACAAATCAGATATAAACAAACCTCTTGAATCATTACAAAAAGATGTTTTCGGAGTTTTTGTTCAGAGTTTTAAAAAAACTTTAAATTATAAACAAGTATGCAAACGACTTGGTAAGAATGATAAATCATTCAGACAATTAATAATTAATACACTTTCCGAACTTTCAAAAAAAGGATATTTAGTTCAGGAATATCAGGGAAAATTCAAAATAAATCCCAAAGAACTTGAAAAAATAAAAAAGCAATCGGCATATATTACCGGAATAGTTGATATGACTTCTTCTGGTAGAGCATTCATAATATCCGAACAATCGGAAGAAGATATTAAAGTTGCTGCATCAAACCTGAAAACAGCATTAAACGGCGATACCGTTAAAATTTTTCTGTATCCGAAAAAGAAAGATAAACAACCCGAAGGCGAAGTAATAGAAATTATTTCAAGAACAAAAACCGAATTTGTTGGCACTCTGAAAATTTCCGAACGATTTGCTTTTTTTGTTTCCGATAATAACATTGGAACAGACATTTTTGTTCCATTGAATAGTCTTAAAGATGCGAAAAACGGACAAAAGGTAGTTGTAAAAATTACCGACTGGGCAGAAAATTCAAAATGTCCTTTTGGTGAAGTTATTGAAGTGCTCGGAAATCCTGGTGAAACAAGCACTGAAATAAATTCTATAATTGTCGATTATAATTTTCCACTTAAATTTCCCGAAAAAGTTACTGAAGAAGCAAATAAAATTTCTGTAATAATTTCCGAACCCGAAATTAAAAAACGCAGGGACTTCAGGAATATCACGACTTTTACAATTGACCCAATTGATGCAAAAGATTTTGATGATGCAATTTCATTCAAAAAACTAAATAACGGAAATTGTGAAGTGGGCGTTCATATTGCCGATGTTACACATTATATAAAACAAGATACTATTCTTGATAAAGAAGCATTGCATCGTGCAACTTCAGTTTATCTTGTTGACAGGGTGATTCCGATGCTGCCCGAAAATTTATCAAACAATATTTGTTCACTTCGTCCGAATGAAGACAAGCTTTGTTTTTCGGCAGTTTTTGAGTTGAATGATGATGCTGAAATAAAAAATGAATGGTTCGGAAAAACCATTATTAATTCAAACAGACGATTTAATTACGATGAAGTGCAGGAGATTCTTGAAAAAAAGAAAGGTGATTTTGCAGATGAATTATCTGTAGTAAATGAACTTGCAAAAAAACTCCGTAAGAAAAGAATCAGCCGTGGCTCGTTTGAATTTGACAGGGCTGAAGTGAAATTTGAACTTGATGAAAAATTGAAACCGGTAGGAGTATTTTTGAAGCAACAGAAAGAATCAAACATGCTCATTGAAGATTTCATGCTGCTTGCCAACAAAAAAGTTGCCGAACTTGCAGGAATGAAAAAGGAAAATAAACAAACAAAACCATTTGTTTACAGAATACATGATGAACCGGACCCCGAAAAATTAATTGAATTAGCGCGATTTGTAGGAAAATTAGGATATAAAATTAAAACAAATTCTACTAAGAATATTTCCGAATCAATGAATGAAATGCTCGAAAATGTAAAAGGAAAAAACGAGCAGAGCATGATTGAAAATCTTGCCATTCGCACAATGGCGAAAGCACATTATTCTACAATTAATGTAGGTCATTATGGACTGGCTTTCAGGTTTTATACTCATTTCACTTCACCTATCCGCCGTTATCCCGATGTTCTTGTTCATCGTCTTCTTGAAAAATATCTGAACAACGAGCCAGCAGAAAATATTGAAAAACTTGAAGAAATGTGCAAACACTCTTCAAAAATGGAAATGCAGGCAGCCGAAGCCGAACGCGAATCAATAAAATTCATGCAGGTTCTTTATTTATCGGATAAAATAGGAAAAGTTTTTGACGGAATTATTTCGGGAGTTACAAAGTGGGGAATATATGTGGAATTAATAAATAACCACTGCGAAGGAATGATAAAATTAAAAGATATTAATGATGATTTTTACTATCTTGATGAAGAAAATTACATGATAATAGGTCGTCGTAACAGAAATGTTTACAAACTCGGCGATAAAGTAAAAATAAAAGTTGCAAATGCTGACCTTACAAAAAAACAACTCGACTTTGTTTTAGTTGAAGAAGATTGA